One stretch of Nitratiruptor tergarcus DSM 16512 DNA includes these proteins:
- a CDS encoding FixH family protein, protein MKKLAILVLGAILLFAAGFQKHVKYRGFKIDIISTKPLSVGANSFLFHINKKNIKDLKVKFFMPAMPGMPYMESWAKIEKNDQGYQANVKLPMAGTWQVHIFITTNSGKKYRIKTSVNI, encoded by the coding sequence ATGAAAAAACTTGCAATATTAGTACTCGGCGCAATACTTCTTTTTGCAGCCGGCTTTCAAAAACATGTCAAATACAGAGGTTTCAAGATCGACATAATCTCTACCAAACCTTTGAGTGTAGGAGCAAATTCCTTTTTGTTTCATATCAACAAAAAAAATATAAAAGACCTCAAAGTCAAATTTTTTATGCCAGCGATGCCCGGTATGCCATATATGGAAAGCTGGGCTAAAATTGAAAAAAATGATCAAGGTTACCAAGCCAACGTAAAGTTACCTATGGCAGGAACCTGGCAGGTACATATTTTTATCACGACAAACAGTGGTAAAAAATATCGCATCAAAACTTCGGTAAATATCTGA
- a CDS encoding TolC family protein → MKHLFIIAVLLSALLQAQDIDMIVKRALQKNDSLHAIQMLLRKMDVEYKKAKNWENPTLKFAVNDLRLDAPFLRDLEPMQTQQIAITQKIPTFGKKNFDAKLIKQKKQVIFKDLEVARNRLAFEIFKNALLYQKAVQKQKIVDSYIDLVKQSIDLYSKMLVVDSSYHLALMQSKIFLSDLKTTREELVFSQKEALHKLSYLASQKITHIDPIRDIAIHKKTFPQIEKLQEKKRYQQLLSKRYLLDEKSDINLNVGYFQRANFDDYISIGISISLPLYGTEKLRSQEAKIEAMSIESKKRDVQNYVQEEEKSLFERLRTIQTQIALLQHRSLKEVDHSLDLVRSRISSGDMLYKYLDTLKSKFAIELKLINFKIQKLLTKAKINYLNGAYK, encoded by the coding sequence ATGAAACATCTTTTCATAATAGCAGTGCTACTCAGTGCACTGCTACAAGCCCAGGATATCGATATGATTGTCAAAAGGGCTTTACAAAAAAACGACTCTTTACATGCCATTCAAATGCTTTTAAGAAAAATGGATGTTGAGTACAAAAAAGCGAAAAACTGGGAGAATCCAACATTAAAATTTGCAGTAAACGATCTTCGTTTGGATGCACCTTTTTTACGAGATCTTGAACCTATGCAAACCCAACAGATTGCCATTACACAAAAAATTCCGACATTTGGGAAAAAAAATTTCGATGCAAAACTCATCAAACAAAAAAAGCAAGTCATTTTTAAAGATCTTGAGGTTGCAAGAAATAGACTTGCATTTGAAATTTTTAAAAATGCACTTCTTTATCAAAAAGCAGTTCAAAAGCAAAAAATAGTGGATAGTTATATTGATCTCGTTAAACAAAGCATTGATCTATACAGCAAAATGCTGGTTGTGGATAGCAGCTATCATTTGGCTTTGATGCAGAGTAAAATATTTTTATCAGATCTGAAAACCACACGAGAAGAACTCGTTTTTTCACAAAAAGAAGCTTTACACAAACTCTCATATCTTGCTTCACAAAAAATTACACATATCGATCCAATTCGAGATATCGCAATACATAAAAAAACTTTTCCACAGATTGAAAAACTCCAGGAAAAAAAACGCTATCAACAACTGCTTTCAAAAAGGTATCTATTAGATGAAAAAAGTGATATAAACCTCAATGTAGGTTACTTTCAAAGAGCAAACTTTGATGACTACATATCAATAGGTATCTCTATCTCTTTGCCGCTATACGGAACGGAAAAACTGCGATCCCAAGAAGCTAAAATAGAGGCAATGTCGATTGAATCCAAAAAACGGGATGTACAAAACTATGTTCAGGAAGAGGAAAAGTCACTTTTTGAAAGGCTAAGAACAATTCAAACGCAAATTGCACTCTTGCAACATAGATCTCTCAAAGAGGTAGACCACTCTTTGGATCTCGTTCGATCTCGCATAAGCTCTGGAGATATGCTTTACAAATATCTTGACACACTCAAAAGCAAATTTGCAATTGAACTAAAACTTATCAATTTTAAAATCCAAAAACTTCTAACAAAAGCAAAGATCAATTATTTAAATGGAGCGTATAAATGA
- a CDS encoding efflux RND transporter periplasmic adaptor subunit — translation MIKLILFLFTAISLFANAKVQYIKLGKLYSTSAQVVTLKNLTQNIVTQIPGHIEEYFVKEGDSVKKGQKIARIKSFVLSEMTSRYLSLQNEVAVLKKRYKNAKALYKKGIMSYNDLAKLKTTLKDKENDLTSLKLQLKILGITKVTKPIEYYTITSHADGTIQKILVPVHTNVKSTTPLVEILSQSRYYLVAFLSVEDALRLKDIRAIFHLGPYSFRASFIKILPKVDEETAQAKLLFELPKTNKELLIGAFGDIQIQSAPYKKVLAVKKSALTMLNGDWVVFLPSKEEVEPHVVKLVDFVGEYAVIEGLKPNQEYIDSDIYLYKSRLLKESIGDED, via the coding sequence ATGATTAAGCTTATTCTATTTCTATTCACGGCAATCTCACTCTTTGCCAATGCAAAAGTGCAGTATATCAAGCTTGGCAAACTCTACAGCACAAGTGCCCAGGTTGTGACTCTCAAGAACCTCACGCAAAACATCGTTACACAAATTCCTGGACACATCGAAGAGTATTTTGTCAAAGAGGGTGACAGTGTCAAAAAAGGGCAAAAAATAGCACGTATCAAATCTTTCGTCTTGAGCGAAATGACATCACGCTATCTATCTCTTCAAAATGAAGTGGCGGTTTTGAAAAAACGATACAAGAATGCAAAGGCTTTGTATAAAAAAGGGATCATGAGCTATAACGATCTAGCGAAACTCAAAACTACTCTCAAAGACAAAGAAAATGATCTCACTTCTCTTAAACTCCAACTTAAAATACTCGGTATCACAAAGGTTACAAAACCGATAGAGTACTATACAATCACTTCTCATGCTGATGGAACAATACAAAAGATTTTGGTTCCGGTGCATACCAATGTCAAAAGTACAACACCATTGGTAGAGATTCTCAGTCAATCCCGATACTATCTTGTAGCATTCTTGAGCGTTGAGGATGCACTGCGTCTAAAAGATATACGGGCGATTTTTCATCTTGGACCTTACAGTTTTAGAGCTAGTTTTATAAAAATCTTGCCAAAAGTTGATGAAGAGACAGCACAAGCAAAACTTCTGTTTGAACTTCCAAAAACGAATAAAGAGCTTCTCATCGGAGCATTTGGCGATATTCAGATTCAATCAGCTCCATATAAAAAAGTACTCGCAGTCAAAAAGAGCGCTCTGACTATGTTAAATGGTGATTGGGTCGTTTTCCTTCCATCCAAAGAGGAGGTTGAACCCCATGTCGTGAAACTTGTCGATTTTGTAGGGGAGTATGCAGTTATCGAAGGATTAAAGCCAAATCAGGAGTATATCGATAGTGATATCTATCTATACAAATCAAGGCTTTTGAAAGAAAGTATTGGCGATGAGGATTAA
- a CDS encoding SO_0444 family Cu/Zn efflux transporter, protein MAFVQSLWELTNAMAIYILFGLLIAGILHELVPEEFIKKHLGKDNIASVIKATLFGIPIPVCSCGVIPLAQTLQKSGASKGSVLSFLISTPITGIDSILATFGMFGWIFTIYRIVTSFLIAIAAGIFVNFFDTQNKTQNRPKFSMQTPNQTKPTTFAIKQEESCGCSDCGCSESTKKRFSLKRALSYGFVTLLGDIAKPLFWGLIIGAAISVAIPGDLANILAQHAWLSYLLAVVIAVPMYVCATASLPIAAALMLNGVSAGAAFVFLSAGPATNTVTIGVVKKMLGMKSVVIYLTTIAIGSILFGVGLDFIFSGVDVRSIVHIEKEASIFAIASSIILWSFILYFLIKEKLVKKSCCTA, encoded by the coding sequence ATGGCATTTGTACAATCACTTTGGGAACTTACCAATGCTATGGCTATCTATATTCTCTTTGGTCTGTTGATAGCAGGTATATTACATGAATTGGTCCCTGAAGAGTTCATCAAAAAACATCTTGGTAAAGACAATATCGCTTCTGTCATAAAAGCAACACTGTTTGGTATTCCAATTCCCGTTTGTTCCTGTGGTGTCATACCTTTGGCTCAGACATTGCAAAAAAGTGGTGCGAGTAAAGGAAGTGTGTTAAGTTTTCTAATCTCTACTCCAATTACTGGAATCGACTCGATCTTAGCTACTTTTGGGATGTTTGGGTGGATTTTTACCATCTATCGTATTGTTACATCATTTCTGATAGCCATAGCTGCGGGAATATTTGTTAACTTTTTTGACACCCAAAACAAAACACAAAACAGACCAAAATTTAGCATGCAAACGCCAAACCAAACGAAACCTACAACCTTTGCAATAAAGCAAGAGGAAAGTTGTGGCTGCAGTGATTGTGGATGCAGTGAATCAACAAAAAAGCGTTTTTCACTCAAACGTGCTCTAAGTTATGGCTTTGTAACCTTACTTGGAGATATTGCTAAACCACTCTTTTGGGGTCTTATAATTGGAGCGGCTATTAGTGTGGCTATACCAGGAGATTTGGCAAACATCCTAGCACAACATGCTTGGCTTTCTTATCTTTTAGCGGTAGTTATTGCAGTGCCTATGTATGTATGCGCTACTGCATCGCTGCCAATTGCTGCGGCTTTGATGCTCAATGGCGTTAGTGCTGGAGCTGCATTTGTTTTTTTGAGCGCAGGTCCAGCCACTAATACCGTTACAATAGGTGTAGTCAAAAAAATGCTAGGAATGAAGTCGGTCGTTATTTATCTGACAACCATTGCCATAGGCTCCATTCTTTTTGGTGTAGGACTAGATTTCATTTTTAGTGGAGTGGATGTGAGAAGCATTGTTCATATAGAAAAAGAGGCTTCCATCTTTGCTATTGCATCCTCAATCATTTTATGGAGTTTTATTCTCTATTTCTTGATAAAAGAAAAACTTGTTAAAAAAAGCTGCTGTACTGCTTAA
- a CDS encoding c-type cytochrome yields MKKIIATFTVFIGLLNASGGKAVYQKYCASCHNFSMESADMATMKAPPFLEVAHRVKAHYPRKKEFIRFVIDYIQNPSRDKGLCMPMAFKRFGVMPPIGKSMNAKERKAVAEYLYSSSKKRGFCQAHGG; encoded by the coding sequence ATGAAAAAGATAATAGCAACATTTACGGTGTTTATTGGATTACTCAATGCATCAGGTGGAAAAGCAGTTTATCAAAAATATTGTGCAAGCTGTCATAACTTTTCGATGGAATCAGCAGATATGGCAACAATGAAAGCACCACCCTTTTTGGAAGTTGCTCATAGAGTTAAAGCACACTATCCACGAAAAAAAGAGTTCATACGATTTGTTATTGATTACATCCAAAACCCATCACGCGATAAAGGTCTTTGTATGCCTATGGCATTCAAACGATTTGGAGTGATGCCGCCAATTGGAAAAAGTATGAATGCTAAAGAGAGGAAAGCAGTTGCTGAGTATCTTTACTCTTCAAGTAAAAAGAGAGGCTTTTGCCAAGCGCATGGAGGTTAA
- a CDS encoding multicopper oxidase family protein → MKRRDFLKLSGFAPIGIMGYGWMGHGWMGRRHSTNSNILSLKPKKSPLPIPKLLDPIIENGIKKFHLNIQESHHTFFENINTKTYGIESTYLGPTLLLRQGESVEIEYKNNLPEATTMHGHGMHVPAIMDGGVHQVINPNQCWSAKYTVNQPASTCWYHPHLMGKTAEQVYMGLAGMIIVEDEESKNLNIPQTYGVDDIPVVLQDKKFDSSGQIDYSPTRMEIKRGYKANTFLVNGAIEPYFNAKTGWLRLRVLNGANARVFTISFGLFKSFYQIATDNSFLEQPIKLNSLTLSPGERAEIVVYVDRDLVLQDRNTSKSLLYIFKDESIGLVDSLPTQLTNLERLNIHDAKRVRRFVLNMRRGHMAINSKIMNKNRIDERVPVNDVEIWEIINPMHMVHNFHIHATHFEIIERNGSARNVLPSERGFKDTIYMPPRSTAKVLVKMKDYVDEVHPYMYHCHILEHEDDGMMGQFTVVSNS, encoded by the coding sequence ATGAAACGACGAGATTTTCTTAAACTGAGTGGATTTGCTCCTATAGGTATTATGGGATATGGCTGGATGGGCCATGGCTGGATGGGTAGAAGACATTCTACAAATAGTAACATTTTGAGTCTAAAACCAAAAAAGAGTCCTTTACCAATACCAAAACTACTTGATCCAATAATTGAAAATGGGATCAAAAAATTTCATCTAAACATTCAAGAGTCCCATCATACTTTCTTTGAAAATATCAATACGAAAACTTATGGCATAGAGAGCACATACTTGGGACCAACACTGCTTCTAAGACAAGGAGAAAGTGTAGAAATTGAGTATAAAAACAACTTACCAGAAGCTACTACAATGCATGGTCACGGCATGCATGTACCTGCGATAATGGATGGAGGAGTACATCAAGTTATCAATCCAAATCAATGTTGGAGTGCAAAGTATACTGTTAATCAACCAGCAAGTACTTGCTGGTATCATCCGCATTTGATGGGAAAAACGGCTGAACAGGTCTATATGGGGCTGGCAGGAATGATAATTGTAGAAGATGAAGAGAGTAAAAATTTAAATATTCCTCAAACATATGGAGTCGATGATATTCCAGTTGTTTTACAGGATAAAAAGTTTGATAGTAGTGGACAGATTGACTACTCACCAACTCGTATGGAGATTAAAAGAGGCTATAAAGCAAACACCTTTTTAGTCAATGGAGCGATAGAGCCATACTTTAATGCTAAAACTGGTTGGCTTAGACTAAGAGTCTTAAATGGAGCAAATGCAAGAGTATTTACAATTAGTTTTGGTCTCTTTAAAAGTTTTTATCAAATTGCCACAGACAATAGCTTTTTAGAGCAACCAATAAAATTAAACTCTTTAACCTTAAGTCCTGGTGAGCGAGCTGAAATAGTTGTATATGTAGATAGAGATCTTGTATTACAAGATCGTAATACGTCTAAATCTCTTTTATACATTTTCAAAGATGAGAGTATAGGATTGGTTGATTCGCTTCCAACACAGCTTACCAATTTAGAAAGATTAAATATCCATGATGCAAAAAGAGTGAGAAGATTTGTTTTGAACATGCGAAGAGGACATATGGCAATAAACTCAAAAATTATGAATAAAAATAGAATAGATGAAAGAGTACCAGTAAATGATGTTGAGATTTGGGAAATAATCAATCCAATGCATATGGTACACAATTTCCATATCCATGCGACTCATTTTGAAATAATTGAGAGAAATGGAAGCGCAAGAAATGTATTGCCAAGTGAAAGAGGATTCAAAGATACTATCTATATGCCACCACGATCAACCGCAAAAGTGCTTGTGAAGATGAAAGATTATGTGGATGAAGTTCATCCATATATGTATCACTGTCATATTTTAGAACATGAAGATGATGGAATGATGGGGCAGTTTACTGTCGTTTCAAACTCTTAA
- a CDS encoding TolC family protein: MRRAILLISVTVCFVVGADFQTFKQEALKQFPKLIQQKGNIAIAKENQAKLLRPFNPQLELLGSRYEDGSGFETTLQIPYRLPDYMRDLKKRAVSEVEVQKAYEFVLKARFLKNLELLYTRYVYQNKLLKPIHSQISIYKRLLSIAKEKFAKGYGKRIDVLKLQTKLLTLQKSLLDIQNSVIEAKIKLQKYAGFSGNIEPNGFLYKHFDFSGRINPAEIDWYEKNKKRFLYLAKEQGHTIKRINFTVNYEKEPNSGILRAGISIPLPINKPKQEVAIAKMQANNVALDLELLKKRFEVELQGLQKQARMIKKSLNLLQKTKKQQKKLLDLYIESYKIDQSTLLDILDAQKAYISIEKEIAKKLFLLNINQIQTNYIKGRYND, translated from the coding sequence ATGAGAAGAGCGATTTTGCTCATTAGTGTTACTGTCTGTTTTGTTGTGGGAGCCGATTTTCAGACTTTCAAACAAGAAGCTTTGAAACAATTTCCAAAACTTATACAACAAAAAGGAAATATTGCTATTGCGAAAGAGAACCAGGCAAAACTTTTGCGTCCCTTCAACCCACAATTAGAACTCTTAGGAAGCAGGTATGAAGATGGCAGTGGGTTTGAGACAACATTGCAGATACCTTATAGATTGCCAGATTATATGAGAGATCTCAAAAAAAGAGCAGTAAGTGAAGTAGAAGTGCAAAAAGCGTACGAGTTCGTTTTGAAAGCCAGGTTTTTAAAAAATCTTGAGCTTCTCTATACGCGTTATGTGTATCAAAATAAGCTTTTAAAGCCAATTCATTCTCAAATATCCATCTATAAAAGACTTTTGTCTATAGCTAAAGAGAAATTTGCCAAAGGATATGGCAAAAGAATAGATGTACTTAAACTGCAAACGAAACTGTTGACACTCCAAAAGAGTCTACTGGATATACAAAACAGTGTAATAGAAGCGAAGATAAAATTGCAAAAATATGCCGGATTTTCGGGTAATATTGAGCCAAATGGATTTTTGTATAAGCACTTTGATTTTTCAGGTCGGATCAATCCTGCTGAGATTGATTGGTATGAAAAAAATAAAAAGCGCTTTTTATATCTAGCAAAAGAGCAGGGGCATACTATAAAGAGAATAAATTTCACGGTCAATTATGAAAAAGAGCCAAACTCCGGGATCCTTCGCGCCGGCATATCCATTCCTCTTCCAATCAATAAACCCAAACAAGAGGTTGCAATCGCAAAAATGCAAGCAAACAATGTTGCTCTTGATTTAGAGCTTTTAAAAAAGCGCTTTGAAGTAGAGCTACAGGGACTTCAAAAGCAAGCACGAATGATAAAAAAGAGTTTAAATCTGCTTCAAAAAACCAAAAAACAGCAAAAAAAGCTTTTAGATCTTTATATTGAGAGCTACAAAATCGATCAAAGTACACTCCTTGATATTTTGGATGCTCAAAAAGCCTATATTTCTATCGAAAAAGAGATCGCAAAAAAACTCTTCTTGCTCAATATCAACCAAATCCAGACAAATTACATAAAAGGACGATACAATGATTAA
- a CDS encoding ArsR/SmtB family transcription factor, with protein MDRLEKLATVAKALNDTNRLKVLAFVDRYKEVCVCEVSDTLGFSQPLTSKYLKQLREAGILRSKKSGKWSIFSVADNYLIQPFLEELRKVEIPNIKKCARC; from the coding sequence ATGGATCGTTTAGAAAAGTTAGCAACCGTAGCAAAAGCTTTAAACGATACGAATAGACTAAAAGTCCTTGCTTTTGTAGATCGCTATAAAGAGGTATGTGTATGTGAAGTAAGTGATACACTTGGCTTTTCACAGCCTCTCACTTCTAAATATCTCAAGCAGCTTAGAGAAGCTGGAATTTTAAGAAGTAAAAAGTCAGGAAAATGGAGTATTTTTTCTGTAGCTGATAATTATCTTATTCAGCCTTTTTTGGAAGAGTTACGAAAAGTTGAAATACCAAATATCAAAAAGTGTGCAAGATGTTAA